TTTGGCCCGCGTTGGAAAGAACCCTGTGCGCGGATCGGGAATTTAAAACCAATTATGAATTCCTTAAAAACCTGAGCCTGCCGGAAAAAATCTGCGCCGGCTTCAAGCGCGGGCTTGGCCAGGCCGGAGATTATTTATTCGTTCTGGTGCCGCTCGCCGCATCTAACGCCGCGGCTTTTGAAACAGCCGGCCTTGACGCGAACCGGCCGGACGGCAAAAAAGAAAGCAGGGCCACCTATTTCTTCCGGCTTGCCGGCCATGCGCAATATAATGAACTGACGGCCCGGCAGGATAGAGATCGCGCGGCTGATAGTTTCATAAAGACCTTCAATACCTGCATGAGCGCGGTTAATTTCCGCCGCGCGCCGGTTTTTCTGAGCGACGAGCAACTGCTGCAACCGCGTTATGAAAAATACCGGTTCGCCGCGGCGGTAATACCGGAACTCGCCGTTCTGAGAGGTTTGTTCATCGGCCGGGTGATTCATGCCGAGAACTGGAAAGCGCGCGTGGCCGAACTTATTAAATTCGCCGAGGCACGCGGCCCGGCCAGATGGCCGGGCGACGAGGCCGAAGCAGAACCGGACGAGGAACCCGCTTCTCAAAATACCACTGGAGGCTGAGCTATGGCTGGCTATAAACATCCGTGCCGTTACTGCGGCAAACTGATCCCGCCGGAGGCGAATGTCTGCCCGGTCTGCGGAAAAGCAAACCCGCTGGGCCCGTTGCGGTGCCCAAAATGCCGCAACCCTATTGAAACAGGCTGGCAGAAATGCGGCCACTGCGGACTCCCGCTTGAAATCAACTGTCCAGTCTGCGGCAAACCGACGTTTTTCTGCGATTACTGCCAGCACTGCTCCGGCCGGCTGACGGTGACCTGCCCGAACCCGAAATGCAAATCCGAACAGCCGCCTTTAAGCGACATCTGCGTCAAATGCGGCAAAAAATTGAAATAGGAGGCAGTATGGCGTTACAACCTTTCACAAAAAATTTCGCGGACAACAGCACTGAAGCGGGCTTCCAGTTCACTTTTTTCTGCGACAGCTGCCGCGACGGCTACAAGACCAGGTTCATCGAATCCAAGACTTACAGGAAAAAAGGCCTGTTCAGAATGCTCGGCAACGCCGCCAGCATAGTCGGGCAGATGACCGGGCATAGCGGCATCGGGTCGAATCTCGAACGCGGAGCGGACGCCATATCGGCCACGTTCAACGGCATGTCGCCGGACTGGCATAAAGAACACGAAGCCGCTTTCGAACTCGCGCAGAACGAGGCGAAAGAGCATTTTCACCGCTGCCCCAAATGCAAAAACTATGTATGCGAAGCCGACTGGAACGAACAGGAGGGGCTTTGCGTGGACGACGCGCCCCGGGTAAACGTGGAAGTGGCGGCGGCAAAAGCCGGAAAAATGGTCAAGGATATAAAAGATACGGCGGAAGCTACGGCGGTTTTCACCGGCAGGATAGAAAGCAGACAGACCGTTTGCCCCGAATGCGGCAAACCCGCCGGCGAAGGGAAATTCTGCAATAACTGCGGCAGTCCGCTGGGCTTGCCGAAATGCCCGAAATGCGGAGCGGTCAATCAGCAGGGCACGCGCTTCTGCGGGGAATGCGGCACCAAACTATAATGTAGCGTAAAACAGAATCCCGGCCGGCCGCACCTGTCCGCTCTGACAGCGGGGGGATAGCGCCGGAGATTTCTGTTCATCATTGCCTGACGCGGGAAATTCGCCCGGCAGCGGCCTGAACCCGCCGGCCTGACCGGCAGCCCGCGAACCGGGCGATATTGTATAATTGAAAACAGCTCATGGGTGAATGTCCGGCCGGTTCCGTGCGGGAATACGGCCTCGGTTTTCTTAAACCCGTGAAGCGGTTCCATGCCAGGCCCGGCCACGGACTCCATGCGCGGCGGGCAACTTCTTTTGCGACTGGACTGCGCCCGGCCTATGCCGACACCGTTACTCTTTCAGAATGACAGAATCCCAGCCGGCCTGAAGCAGGGCAGGCTCAGGCTGATAGCGTTCATAACGCTTGCCGGATTTGCGCTTTCATATTTCTATTTCACGCTGCGGCTTTCGCCGCAGGGCGGTTTCCTCAACCTCGCGAGCGACCGGTTCAACGATTTTTTCAACATGCTGCGCATCTCGGCGGATCCCTATGCGCGCGCGATCGTGATTGGCAACAGTTTCCCGTTTCTGCAGCGCGTGTACTGGGCTTTCTCGCTGCTGCCGCTGTGGGCGGCGCGGTGGCTGTGGCTGCTGACTTTCGCCGGGTTCGGGCTGACGGCTCTGTACAGGGGCTTTAAGACCGGCGACCGCACGGGCGACGCACTCAACACCCTGGCCGTGTTCTGCTTTTCCTACCCGGTGCTGTTTGCGATAGACCGCGGCAATTTCGAAACCTATACGTTCATGTGCGTGTACCTGTTCGCCACGGCGTTTGCGGCAGGCAAACGCAATCTGGCGGCGGTGTTTCTTGGCATCGCGATGGCCATGAAGCCGTTCCCGGCGGCGTTTCTGGGCCTGCTGCTGGCGGAGAAGGAGTTTGACTGCGCGGCCAGGTCGGTTGCGACGGCGGTTGGCTTATCGCTGGCCTGCTACGCCTCTTATCCCGGCGGGCTGTTTGAAAATTTCGCAAGGCACACGCTCATCCTGCAGCTGTACCACTACGGCTACGTTTACGGCTACGGCGGAGTGGTGTACAGCCATTCGCTGTTCGGCGCGATAAAAGCGCTGCTCGGCGCGCCCACCCTGCCGTATGAACTGTGGTGGCTGGTGCGGGCGTGGGGACTGGCCGCGCTCGCGCTCGCCGGCTCGCTGGTGTGGTTTGCCGGACGCAGAAGAACGGAATTGCGGTTCTGGGAAAAAACCGCGCTGTTCGTATGCGCGATGAATCTGCTGCCCTATTCTTCGGGCGACTATAAACTTTTGCATCTGCTGACTCCGCTGATATTTTTTGCTAACGAACCGGACGCCGGCCCGTTCGACCGGTGGTACGCCGTTGTGTTCGGCCTGCTCCTTATCCCGAAAGGCTTTATCATGCGGGCGGGAATAAATGAGGGAGTAATCATCAATCCGCTGCTGATGCTTTGCATGGCGGGCCTGATAATTTACAGCCGCCGCGCGCAGGCGCCGGAACGGGGCTGACGCATGGATCTGCGCGAACTGCGCCTGCAGGGCAATGCCGGGGGGACAAGGCACCCCTGGGAACTGGCCCGCCTTGAAATAGCCGGGCGGCTGATACAGAAGCACGCGCGGCGGATCCGCTCTATTCTGGACATCGGCTGCGGCGACGGGTACCTGATGGCGGGGCTTGCCCGCCGGTTCGGCGCCGCGGCTGCC
The Elusimicrobiaceae bacterium genome window above contains:
- a CDS encoding zinc ribbon domain-containing protein, which produces MAGYKHPCRYCGKLIPPEANVCPVCGKANPLGPLRCPKCRNPIETGWQKCGHCGLPLEINCPVCGKPTFFCDYCQHCSGRLTVTCPNPKCKSEQPPLSDICVKCGKKLK
- a CDS encoding zinc ribbon domain-containing protein, whose translation is MALQPFTKNFADNSTEAGFQFTFFCDSCRDGYKTRFIESKTYRKKGLFRMLGNAASIVGQMTGHSGIGSNLERGADAISATFNGMSPDWHKEHEAAFELAQNEAKEHFHRCPKCKNYVCEADWNEQEGLCVDDAPRVNVEVAAAKAGKMVKDIKDTAEATAVFTGRIESRQTVCPECGKPAGEGKFCNNCGSPLGLPKCPKCGAVNQQGTRFCGECGTKL
- a CDS encoding glycosyltransferase family 87 protein, with amino-acid sequence MPTPLLFQNDRIPAGLKQGRLRLIAFITLAGFALSYFYFTLRLSPQGGFLNLASDRFNDFFNMLRISADPYARAIVIGNSFPFLQRVYWAFSLLPLWAARWLWLLTFAGFGLTALYRGFKTGDRTGDALNTLAVFCFSYPVLFAIDRGNFETYTFMCVYLFATAFAAGKRNLAAVFLGIAMAMKPFPAAFLGLLLAEKEFDCAARSVATAVGLSLACYASYPGGLFENFARHTLILQLYHYGYVYGYGGVVYSHSLFGAIKALLGAPTLPYELWWLVRAWGLAALALAGSLVWFAGRRRTELRFWEKTALFVCAMNLLPYSSGDYKLLHLLTPLIFFANEPDAGPFDRWYAVVFGLLLIPKGFIMRAGINEGVIINPLLMLCMAGLIIYSRRAQAPERG